atcgtTATACAACAATTACCATGCAGTAACAGGGGACTGTTTATAGAATTCCTACAAGAGGAGATTATTTGCCAACAGCATTCTAAACTTCACCCCATTGCTAACTTGCTCTTACATTTGGCTATGGTGGCTCAAAAACTCGCCTCCTCTGTAGTCGGACGCCTCAAGTAATATCGTAAACTATTTGCAAGAACCTGTCAGGTATCATAGAGCAACATTTCATAAGCACACATTGAAAAAACCCTAtacaattttctttaaaaatactCACATATCTCTTCTAGCATGTACACTATGGGTTAGCAGGTGGAGAATGAGTAGCAAAAGTTTGGGTTTATGTTGTTCTTTACCTGCTGCAGAGGCTTGATGAGGGCTTTACCCTTGTAGCTGACGTGAAACTTTGCCTTTGCAAGCAACCCCTAGGTGGCAAAAAAGTAGACAAAACTAATTATTATGCTAATTCTAAGTTACTAATACCAATTCTTcgaagaaaaaggtgaaaatatAGTCATCTAATCCTCTAATTCCTCggttacaaaaagaaaaagaatagctGATCAATCACCTCCGTGTCGAACTCTCCGGACTCAACTGCAACGTTGATGTCGGTAATAGTTTTCACAAGCTCCACCAACAACCCTGGGTGATCGGCTGTCTCCACATATAGCAAGctgaacaatttttttttacattgacACACCATAATCGTCAGAGCATGGGAGCCGActagcaaaatttcaaaatgggGCCAAGGCTATAGTCCTAAGCTATCAAATTTCAAGGGTGGGGATTGCATTGTATAAGACTATAAGCCCCAGCATTTAGAGAGAGACCACAGTATTCATTACCTACGGTCAGGACCATCATCATGAACTCTTATGCGAGTAGCAATGTCCACATCAACCTGAGGAATTCCAGCAATGCAAAATTTAATACGAGATTAATGCATGCTCAGCTCAATAATTGATTGACAATTTGTAACATTTATGACCAATTTGCATCAGTCTCAGTAGCAAGCATCAAAACTCTCCATGGGAATTAAGCAAATGGCAATGTAACAGTCTCTTCTTGTGGTGGCAGAAAGTTTGTTTCGacaaacattcaattcataGGAAAACGCTTGAACTCATTGGgtgagaagaaaagagaaacttTGCAAGAGGAATACCGTTTCTTTTGGTGGCTCAGCACCAAAGGTTGCACCCATTGCTAACTGGGAGCTTGATTCCTGGACCACAACCACATAACATGTCAATAGGCTTTACTGGGAGATTCCTCACCAAGaataaggaaaaaagaagagatgGTTACCGGATGAAACTCAAGTAAGTTGTTTATAATCGTCAAACGTATTGCCTCGAGCAGTTCCGGTTCTTCAACTTTCCTTCCAGTGCTACTGCAGGAACACACCATCACTATATTAGTAAAACTGCATCTAAAATAGCTTGTCTAACAACTGAGACCGAACATCCAATTTTTATCTGAGTGTTTTAATTAACAGCCTTGAATTCCCAAAGTTGGCCTTAGCCCATTTTAGGGAATTTACTTGAtgaatgagaaaattgattcgCCACAATAACAAGACTTTATTAGTTCAAGGGAAATGAAGAACCATACTTATGTCAAATAATTCAAGCAAAATGGGGATCCAAACTTACGCCTTGGTGA
This sequence is a window from Gossypium raimondii isolate GPD5lz chromosome 5, ASM2569854v1, whole genome shotgun sequence. Protein-coding genes within it:
- the LOC105769976 gene encoding ACT domain-containing protein ACR11, producing the protein MASAANCVVYFSSNTNYLTVSELKNHSLPATFVSRPPNNYTLGKRSHYSVRLLSSTTGINPRAAAPSATAVENDGSFPDTDMVPTPKVIIDQDSDPDATVVEITFGDRLGALLDTMNALKSLGLNVTKANVYLDSSGKHNKFCITKASTGRKVEEPELLEAIRLTIINNLLEFHPESSSQLAMGATFGAEPPKETVDVDIATRIRVHDDGPDRSLLYVETADHPGLLVELVKTITDINVAVESGEFDTEGLLAKAKFHVSYKGKALIKPLQQVLANSLRYYLRRPTTEEASF